One Ricinus communis isolate WT05 ecotype wild-type chromosome 7, ASM1957865v1, whole genome shotgun sequence genomic region harbors:
- the LOC8259710 gene encoding protein FAR1-RELATED SEQUENCE 7 isoform X1: MDEQPSMSEDGEDMDQTVDSSNGKEVTTAEESSDMEPYVGMEFESEEAAKVFYDAYATRLGFIMRVDAFRRSMRDGKVVWRRLVCNKEGFRKLRPRRSENRKPRAITREGCKAMIVVKKEKTGKWVVTRFVKEHNHPLVAIPSNGRRSVLLSQTPDEKDVKIRELTAELQRERKRSAAYQEQLYTVLRDMEEHSNHLSRNIEDVVQSVREIESKSLTVMKKLSCCCAQNPAKLDIRLWLHLLLLHLCHSQTRHLLSLFALQFHPPSRRPSLQLRCRMDLQYHRYCC; the protein is encoded by the exons A TGGATGAACAGCCTTCTATGAGCGAGGATGGCGAGGACATGGATCAGACTGTAGACAGTTCTAATGGTAAAGAAGTAACTACAGCTGAAGAAAGTTCTGATATGGAACCATATGTAGGTATGGAGTTTGAATCTGAAGAGGCTGCAAAGGTGTTCTATGACGCATATGCTACACGCTTGGGATTCATTATGCGTGTTGATGCATTTCGGCGATCAATGCGTGATGGGAAGGTTGTGTGGCGTCGGCTTGTGTGCAATAAAGAAGGCTTCCGTAAGCTAAGGCCTAGAAGAAGTGAAAATAGGAAGCCTCGAGCAATAACACGAGAAGGCTGTAAGGCCATGATTGTggtaaagaaagagaaaacagGAAAATGGGTTGTAACAAGATTTGTAAAGGAGCATAATCATCCACTGGTAGCTATACCTTCTAATGGTCGTAGAAGTGTGCTTTTATCTCAAACTCCA GATGAGAAAGATGTAAAGATTCGGGAATTGACTGCAGAGCTACAGCGAGAGCGAAAACGATCTGCAGCTTATCAAGAACAACTTTACACGGTTTTGAGAGATATGGAGGAGCATTCAAATCACCTATCAAGAAACATTGAAGATGTAGTTCAAAGTGTTAGAGAAATCGAATCAAAGAG tctCACTGTGATGAAGAAGCTCTCTTGCTGCTGCGCACAGAATCCAGCAAAGCTAGATATTCGGTTATGGCTTCACCTTCTTTTGTTACATCTATGTCATAGTCAGACAAGGCATCTGCTTTCGCTATTTGCTCTGCAATTTCATCCTCCATCTCGACGTCCCTCTCTTCAGTTGAGATGCCGGATGGACCTTCAATATCATCGTTATTGTTGCTGA
- the LOC8259709 gene encoding protein FAR1-RELATED SEQUENCE 5 isoform X2, whose amino-acid sequence MDLDKEVGAVDSSLGVGERIESVQGDGILEPYVGMEFDSEDDARKFYVDYARRVGFVVRIMQRRRSGIDGKTLARRLGCNKQGFSPNHRNAMRPDKKPRSSAREGCKATILVKMEKSGKWVVTRFEKDHNHPLVITANGFSTVGDKDKKIEELSRELEHQEQLCAVYRERLLTFMNDVAEQTEELSSKIQVIVDNVRKVESEVKKFSHRR is encoded by the exons A TGGATTTGGACAAGGAAGTTGGGGCAGTGGACAGCTCTCTTGGTGTTGGAGAAAGAATTGAGTCTGTGCAAGGAGATGGAATTCTTGAACCTTATGTGGGTATGGAATTTGATTCTGAAGATGATGCGAGGAAATTTTACGTTGACTATGCTAGAAGGGTAGGATTTGTTGTGCGCATAATGCAACGTCGTCGTTCTGGCATTGATGGGAAGACTCTGGCTCGTCGACTTGGATGTAATAAGCAGGGTTTCTCTCCTAATCACAGGAACGCAATGAGACCAGATAAGAAGCCACGATCCAGTGCACGAGAAGGTTGCAAGGCTACAATCTTGGTTAAAATGGAAAAGTCTGGAAAATGGGTTGTTACAAGATTTGAGAAGGATCATAATCATCCTTTAGTTATTACTGCCAATGGATTCAGTACGGTG GGAGACAAAGataagaaaattgaagaacTAAGTAGGGAGTTGGAGCATCAGGAGCAATTATGTGCAGTTTACAGAGAAAGGCTGCTTACTTTTATGAATGATGTTGCAGAACAAACAGAAGAACTTTCCTCAAAAATTCAAGTTATCGTTGACAATGTGAGGAAAGTTGAATCTGAAGTGAAAAAGTTTTCCCACCGTAGATAG
- the LOC125370709 gene encoding NEDD8 ultimate buster 1-like, translating to MMGLLLHANGKELIRRQMFKDALEVLTMGEEAFSLCNPKSIELVDNVSILQIDIVWCYFMLRDIAWLSAAGVRLNKAREGLECAHGKDSTHFRLLQEGRSSELALYLRRVVGRSDCIP from the coding sequence ATGATGGGTCTATTGCTACATGCAAATGGAAAGGAACTGATCAGGAGGCAAATGTTTAAAGATGCACTAGAAGTGCTCACCATGGGAGAGGAggctttctctctttgcaatcCTAAGTCTATTGAACTTGTTGACAATGTCTCTATTTTGCAGATAGACATCGTGTGGTGTTATTTCATGCTTCGTGATATTGCATGGCTATCTGCGGCAGGAGTGCGCCTTAATAAGGCTAGAGAAGGACTTGAATGCGCTCATGGCAAGGACTCTACCCATTTCAGACTCCTTCAAGAAGGCCGCTCTTCAGAGCTTGCATTATATCTGAGAAGAGTTGTTGGAAGGAGTGATTGCATACCATGA
- the LOC8259716 gene encoding putative pentatricopeptide repeat-containing protein At5g59200, chloroplastic: protein MTHSLPITANIALPPILIPNSKNPPNRKQLISLLQSCRHSNQITPIHAKIIRNNYHNDAFVVFELLRVCSNLSSINYASKIFSFTENPNVYLYTALIDGFVLSGSFISGIHLYYQMINLSIVPDNYVITSVLEACGFQLALKQGIQVHCQVLKLGLSSKRLMRLKLMKFYGKCGSLKDAERLFDEMPERDVVASTIMINSYFEHGLIQEAIRVFNLNKSKDTVCWTAVIDGLVRNGEMNRALEVFREMQREDVRPNEVTIVCVLSACSQLGTLELGRWVHSYMGKYGIGINHFVGGALINMYSRCGDIDEAWRVFEEMKERNVITYNSMIVGFSLHGKSSEAIELFRGMTKQGLEPTSVTFVGVLNACSHGGLADLGFEIFNSMARDYKVEPQIEHYGCMVDLLGRLGRVEEGYDFIKTMRVAPDHVMLGALLSACKIHGNVELGEEIARSLVDCGNADSGTYVLLSNVYSSSGKWKEAAQVRAEMKQGGMEKEPGCSSIEVNNKIHEFLLGDIRHPQKEAIYKKLEELNQRLTLEGYTPETEVVLHDIENWEKERALAIHSERLAICYGLISSEAFTTIRVVKNLRVCNDCHSMIKLISKITKRKIVVRDRNRFHHFEHGTCSCGDYW, encoded by the coding sequence ATGACTCATTCTCTACCCATTACAGCAAACATAGCTTTACCGCCAATTTTAATCCCAAATTCCAAAAACCCTCCAAATAGAAAACAGTTAATCTCTCTGCTGCAAAGTTGCAGACACAGTAATCAAATCACACCAATACATGCTAAAATCATAAGAAACAATTATCACAATGACGCCTTTGTTGTCTTTGAGCTACTTCGTGTTTGTTCCAATCTCAGCTCTATTAACTACGCATCCAAAATCTTCTCTTTCACTGAAAACCCAAATGTATATCTCTACACTGCCCTCATTGATGGATTTGTGCTTTCGGGAAGTTTCATTAGTGGGATTCACTTATATTATCAGATGATCAATTTGTCAATTGTACCTGATAACTATGTTATCACTTCTGTTTTAGAAGCTTGTGGGTTTCAATTAGCGTTGAAACAAGGTATACAGGTTCATTGCCAGGTCTTGAAACTTGGGTTGAGTTCTAAAAGGTTAATGAGATTGAAATTGATGAAGTTTTACGGCAAATGTGGATCCCTGAAAGATGCGGAGAGGCTATTCGATGAAATGCCTGAACGAGATGTTGTTGCATCAACAATTATGATAAATTCTTACTTCGAGCATGGATTGATTCAAGAGGCTATTCGTGTTTTTAATCTGAATAAGAGTAAAGATACGGTGTGTTGGACTGCGGTGATTGATGGGTTGGTTAGGAATGGAGAGATGAATAGAGCTTTAGAGGTGTTTAGAGAAATGCAAAGAGAGGATGTGCGGCCTAATGAAGTTACTATTGTTTGTGTTTTGTCTGCTTGTTCACAGCTCGGGACTTTGGAGCTCGGAAGATGGGTGCATTCTTATATGGGGAAGTATGGAATTGGGATCAATCATTTTGTTGGCGGTGCTTTGATTAATATGTATTCTAGGTGTGGTGATATTGATGAAGCATGGCGAGTATTTGAGGAGATGAAAGAGAGAAATGTTATCACCTACAATTCTATGATTGTGGGGTTTTCCTTGCATGGGAAGAGCAGTGAAGCCATTGAATTATTCAGGGGAATGACAAAACAAGGACTTGAACCTACTAGTGTCACTTTTGTTGGTGTGTTGAATGCTTGTAGTCATGGGGGTTTGGCAGATCTAGGATTTGAAATCTTTAACTCTATGGCTAGGGATTACAAGGTTGAACCACAAATTGAGCACTATGGATGCATGGTTGATCTTCTAGGTCGGCTAGGTCGGGTTGAAGAGggatatgattttattaaaacaatGAGAGTAGCACCGGATCATGTTATGCTGGGAGCTTTACTAAGTGCTTGTAAGATTCATGGAAACGTGGAATTAGGAGAAGAGATTGCAAGAAGTTTGGTGGATTGTGGAAATGCAGATTCAGGAACTTATGTTTTGCTATCAAATGTGTATTCTTCATCAGGGAAATGGAAAGAAGCAGCACAAGTGAGAGCAGAGATGAAACAGGGGGGAATGGAAAAGGAACCAGGTTGCAGTTCCATTGAAGTCAACAATAAGATTCATGAGTTCCTTTTGGGAGATATCAGACACCCTCAAAAGGAAGCAATCTATAAAAAGCTAGAAGAGTTGAACCAAAGATTAACATTGGAAGGGTATACTCCTGAAACAGAAGTAGTGCTGCATGATATTGAGAACTGGGAGAAAGAACGGGCTTTGGCAATACATAGTGAGAGGCTTGCAATATGCTATGGACTAATCTCGAGTGAAGCATTTACTACAATAAGGGTTGTAAAAAATTTGAGGGTATGCAATGACTGCCACTCAATGATCAAGCTCATTTCTAAGATTACCAAGAGAAAAATAGTGGTCAGGGATCGCAATAGGTTTCACCATTTCGAACATGGCACTTGTTCGTGTGGGGACTACTGGTGA
- the LOC125370507 gene encoding uncharacterized protein LOC125370507 codes for MDQSPKDAYYSPGGNAARRTTSASSSSSASTTSVHVTALDGLVNVNSLFTIAVFVGLSLTTPGQRSLENRSACDADIDVAKKLLVFEVVSFSFFLFSSLVAQGLKLAINLLNSKDVDEAFKAHINLKVLRFGMMGSAIGSVMGCIFLVLSMVNVIEIRLGMLSCGSKNAVHAVTSLVLLVSSALLIYISTAVYAFLH; via the exons atggaTCA aTCTCCTAAAGATGCATATTACAGTCCTGGAGGAAACGCCGCGAGAAGAACAACCTCCgcttcctcctcctcctccgcCTCCACCACCAGCGTCCATGTCACCGCCCTTGACGGTCTTGTAAACGTCAACTCTCTTTTTACCATTGCCGTCTTTGTGGGTCTTTCTTTGACGACACCAGGACAACGCAGCCTTGAAAATCGCTCTGCTTGCGATGCTGATATTGATGTTGCCAAGAAACTCCTTGTTTTTGAAGTTGTTTCTTTCagcttctttctcttttcttcacTAGTCGCTCAAGGTCTGAAACTTGCAATCAATTTATTGAACAGCAAAGATGTCGATGAGGCTTTCAAGGCTCACATTAATTTGAAAGTTTTGAGATTTGGAATGATGGGTTCTGCTATTGGGTCGGTGATGGGTTGCATTTTCTTGGTTTTATCAATGGTTAATGTGATCGAGATTCGATTGGGGATGTTGTCTTGCGGGAGTAAGAATGCTGTTCATGCTGTTACTTCTTTGGTTCTTCTGGTTTCTTCTGCTCTCttgatttatatttctacTGCTGTTTATGCTTTTCTGCATTGA
- the LOC125370532 gene encoding uncharacterized protein LOC125370532, producing MGRKRLKNPEDIKDILLKALDDLVSVNSLFTVAVFLGLSFASPDQLKSLEVNRPECDPDEKMGKQLVVYEVVSFSSFLLSSLVAKSLKLFLSLFYSKTTKCGKCDGETQDIEEKKDPIFHAGRGFLYSLSILASIVGVVFLTISMAYVVEMKVGRFSCDIRETRTAVIALCVLVPLALVVYIPSVSAALFYCVIES from the exons ATGGGCAG GAAGCGCCTCAAGAACCCTGAGGATATTAAGGACATACTTTTGAAAGCACTGGATGATCTTGTTAGCGTAAACTCACTCTTCACAGTAGCAGTATTCTTGGGCTTATCTTTTGCATCTCCAGACCAGTTAAAAAGCCTGGAAGTTAACAGACCCGAATGCGATCCAGACGAGAAGATGGGGAAACAACTGGTGGTGTACGAAGTCGTCTCATTTTCTAGCTTCCTGCTTTCAAGCCTGGTTGCAAAATCACTGAAGCTTTTCCTCAGCCTTTTCTACTCCAAAACGACGAAGTGCGGTAAGTGTGATGGTGAGACACAGgatatagaagaaaagaaagatccAATTTTCCATGCGGGGAGAGGATTCCTGTATTCACTGTCCATACTGGCATCAATTGTTGGGGTTGTGTTTCTGACAATATCGATGGCTTACGTAGTGGAGATGAAGGTGGGGAGGTTTTCTTGCGACATTCGTGAGACTCGGACTGCAGTGATTGCGTTATGCGTACTTGTGCCTTTAGCTTTGGTTGTTTATATACCTTCAGTGTCGGCTGCCTTGTTTTATTGTGTAATAGAGTCATAA
- the LOC8259709 gene encoding protein FAR1-RELATED SEQUENCE 5 isoform X3, whose amino-acid sequence MEFDSEDDARKFYVDYARRVGFVVRIMQRRRSGIDGKTLARRLGCNKQGFSPNHRNAMRPDKKPRSSAREGCKATILVKMEKSGKWVVTRFEKDHNHPLVITANGFSTVGDKDKKIEELSRELEHQEQLCAVYRERLLTFMNDVAEQTEELSSKIQVIVDNVRKVESEVKKFSHRR is encoded by the exons ATGGAATTTGATTCTGAAGATGATGCGAGGAAATTTTACGTTGACTATGCTAGAAGGGTAGGATTTGTTGTGCGCATAATGCAACGTCGTCGTTCTGGCATTGATGGGAAGACTCTGGCTCGTCGACTTGGATGTAATAAGCAGGGTTTCTCTCCTAATCACAGGAACGCAATGAGACCAGATAAGAAGCCACGATCCAGTGCACGAGAAGGTTGCAAGGCTACAATCTTGGTTAAAATGGAAAAGTCTGGAAAATGGGTTGTTACAAGATTTGAGAAGGATCATAATCATCCTTTAGTTATTACTGCCAATGGATTCAGTACGGTG GGAGACAAAGataagaaaattgaagaacTAAGTAGGGAGTTGGAGCATCAGGAGCAATTATGTGCAGTTTACAGAGAAAGGCTGCTTACTTTTATGAATGATGTTGCAGAACAAACAGAAGAACTTTCCTCAAAAATTCAAGTTATCGTTGACAATGTGAGGAAAGTTGAATCTGAAGTGAAAAAGTTTTCCCACCGTAGATAG
- the LOC8259709 gene encoding protein FAR1-RELATED SEQUENCE 5 isoform X1, giving the protein MTVDLDKEVGAVDSSLGVGERIESVQGDGILEPYVGMEFDSEDDARKFYVDYARRVGFVVRIMQRRRSGIDGKTLARRLGCNKQGFSPNHRNAMRPDKKPRSSAREGCKATILVKMEKSGKWVVTRFEKDHNHPLVITANGFSTVGDKDKKIEELSRELEHQEQLCAVYRERLLTFMNDVAEQTEELSSKIQVIVDNVRKVESEVKKFSHRR; this is encoded by the exons ATGACAGTGGATTTGGACAAGGAAGTTGGGGCAGTGGACAGCTCTCTTGGTGTTGGAGAAAGAATTGAGTCTGTGCAAGGAGATGGAATTCTTGAACCTTATGTGGGTATGGAATTTGATTCTGAAGATGATGCGAGGAAATTTTACGTTGACTATGCTAGAAGGGTAGGATTTGTTGTGCGCATAATGCAACGTCGTCGTTCTGGCATTGATGGGAAGACTCTGGCTCGTCGACTTGGATGTAATAAGCAGGGTTTCTCTCCTAATCACAGGAACGCAATGAGACCAGATAAGAAGCCACGATCCAGTGCACGAGAAGGTTGCAAGGCTACAATCTTGGTTAAAATGGAAAAGTCTGGAAAATGGGTTGTTACAAGATTTGAGAAGGATCATAATCATCCTTTAGTTATTACTGCCAATGGATTCAGTACGGTG GGAGACAAAGataagaaaattgaagaacTAAGTAGGGAGTTGGAGCATCAGGAGCAATTATGTGCAGTTTACAGAGAAAGGCTGCTTACTTTTATGAATGATGTTGCAGAACAAACAGAAGAACTTTCCTCAAAAATTCAAGTTATCGTTGACAATGTGAGGAAAGTTGAATCTGAAGTGAAAAAGTTTTCCCACCGTAGATAG
- the LOC8259710 gene encoding protein FAR1-RELATED SEQUENCE 7 isoform X3 yields MDEQPSMSEDGEDMDQTVDSSNGKEVTTAEESSDMEPYVGMEFESEEAAKVFYDAYATRLGFIMRVDAFRRSMRDGKVVWRRLVCNKEGFRKLRPRRSENRKPRAITREGCKAMIVVKKEKTGKWVVTRFVKEHNHPLVAIPSNGRRSVLLSQTPDEKDVKIRELTAELQRERKRSAAYQEQLYTVLRDMEEHSNHLSRNIEDVVQSVREIESKRVQ; encoded by the exons A TGGATGAACAGCCTTCTATGAGCGAGGATGGCGAGGACATGGATCAGACTGTAGACAGTTCTAATGGTAAAGAAGTAACTACAGCTGAAGAAAGTTCTGATATGGAACCATATGTAGGTATGGAGTTTGAATCTGAAGAGGCTGCAAAGGTGTTCTATGACGCATATGCTACACGCTTGGGATTCATTATGCGTGTTGATGCATTTCGGCGATCAATGCGTGATGGGAAGGTTGTGTGGCGTCGGCTTGTGTGCAATAAAGAAGGCTTCCGTAAGCTAAGGCCTAGAAGAAGTGAAAATAGGAAGCCTCGAGCAATAACACGAGAAGGCTGTAAGGCCATGATTGTggtaaagaaagagaaaacagGAAAATGGGTTGTAACAAGATTTGTAAAGGAGCATAATCATCCACTGGTAGCTATACCTTCTAATGGTCGTAGAAGTGTGCTTTTATCTCAAACTCCA GATGAGAAAGATGTAAAGATTCGGGAATTGACTGCAGAGCTACAGCGAGAGCGAAAACGATCTGCAGCTTATCAAGAACAACTTTACACGGTTTTGAGAGATATGGAGGAGCATTCAAATCACCTATCAAGAAACATTGAAGATGTAGTTCAAAGTGTTAGAGAAATCGAATCAAAGAG AGTTCAATAA